Proteins from a single region of Chryseobacterium sp. T16E-39:
- a CDS encoding AI-2E family transporter, which produces MINKEKQISGVAIKQVFLLVIILVLAGLICFNLALFIPSVLGAITIYVVCRKYNFYLQEVKNWKPWLASFVLMLASLVILILPIYFIADLLIDKLGNAQAYMAKFNIFLEKIHTYIDTKFGFDILSKENMDKVKGSVGKISTIALSGTFNTLTVIMSMYFILYFMLEKPRLFEKILTSSAPLKRANVSLIGDKMRKLIIANAIGIPVVAIGQGVVALIGYFVFGAPSPVLLFALTAAGSMIPVVGAAIVYVPVCIYMIAVGDTGPGLGLAAYCLVVVGLTDNLLRFTLLKKLEDIHPLNTVFGIIMGMNLFGFMGLIFGPILISLTLLLVQVYRNEFSDTETHPDLKLPDDDDDVENKIDLIV; this is translated from the coding sequence ATGATAAATAAAGAAAAACAAATAAGCGGTGTTGCAATAAAGCAGGTTTTCCTGCTTGTTATTATTTTGGTGTTGGCAGGACTGATTTGTTTTAACCTGGCACTTTTCATTCCTTCAGTATTGGGTGCAATTACAATTTATGTAGTATGCCGCAAGTATAATTTTTATCTGCAGGAAGTTAAAAATTGGAAACCTTGGCTGGCGTCATTTGTTTTAATGTTGGCTAGTTTGGTTATTCTGATTTTGCCGATTTATTTTATTGCCGATCTTTTGATAGACAAGCTGGGGAATGCACAGGCATATATGGCAAAGTTCAATATATTTTTAGAAAAAATACATACCTATATTGATACTAAATTTGGATTTGATATCCTAAGTAAAGAGAATATGGATAAGGTAAAAGGTTCGGTAGGAAAAATCTCTACGATTGCATTAAGCGGGACTTTTAATACCCTCACTGTGATCATGTCCATGTATTTCATTCTTTACTTTATGCTTGAAAAACCGAGATTATTTGAAAAAATACTTACATCATCTGCTCCGCTAAAAAGAGCTAACGTCTCTTTGATCGGGGATAAAATGAGAAAGCTGATTATAGCCAATGCAATAGGAATTCCTGTTGTAGCAATCGGGCAAGGTGTTGTAGCGTTAATTGGGTATTTTGTTTTTGGTGCACCAAGTCCTGTTTTACTTTTTGCGCTGACTGCTGCAGGATCTATGATTCCTGTTGTGGGCGCTGCCATCGTTTATGTTCCCGTATGTATTTATATGATAGCGGTTGGAGATACAGGACCTGGTCTTGGACTGGCTGCCTATTGCCTTGTTGTAGTTGGGTTGACGGATAATTTACTTCGTTTTACTTTATTGAAAAAACTGGAAGATATCCATCCTCTTAATACGGTATTCGGTATTATTATGGGGATGAACCTTTTTGGTTTTATGGGATTGATTTTCGGGCCTATTTTGATCTCGCTGACCCTATTGCTTGTTCAGGTGTATAGAAATGAATTTTCAGATACTGAAACGCATCCTGACCTGAAATTACCGGATGATGATGACGATGTAGAAAATAAAATTGATTTAATAGTATAA
- a CDS encoding beta-carotene 15,15'-monooxygenase — MSGFDEFDQQGSVPNRDTGSIISHAFEMYKGVFLYAIVAMIIYIIGGIVIQSVSGFNSASMVEEMRDAGSGFSYWNAPGFSLYLTLSGLLGILLAPLYVGLIFIVNKYNTKNPIEFSDLFIGYRQNFVNILIYSLLSGVISSVALSICFLPFFFVYPLLLLGYPILLFENASATEALGKSFNIAKENYGIFLGTTLVGILISVAGVVLCGIGLIITAPFIMVVMYSAYCAFLGKPRQIMFK, encoded by the coding sequence ATGTCTGGATTCGACGAATTTGATCAGCAAGGCTCCGTTCCCAATAGAGATACGGGCTCAATTATTTCGCATGCTTTCGAAATGTATAAAGGGGTTTTCCTTTATGCTATTGTTGCAATGATAATATACATTATCGGGGGGATTGTTATTCAGTCAGTCTCAGGTTTTAATTCTGCATCTATGGTAGAAGAAATGAGAGATGCAGGAAGTGGATTCAGCTATTGGAATGCTCCCGGGTTTTCCTTGTATCTTACTCTGTCTGGATTATTAGGTATTCTTCTGGCGCCTCTATATGTAGGCCTGATCTTCATTGTAAATAAATACAATACGAAGAATCCAATTGAATTTTCAGATCTATTTATCGGATATCGTCAGAATTTTGTAAATATATTGATTTACAGTTTATTATCTGGGGTTATATCCAGTGTAGCTCTTTCTATTTGCTTTTTGCCATTTTTCTTTGTTTATCCTTTGTTACTTCTGGGATATCCAATTCTGCTGTTTGAAAATGCTTCTGCCACGGAAGCTCTTGGGAAATCTTTCAATATTGCAAAAGAGAATTACGGGATTTTCCTTGGGACTACTCTTGTCGGAATTTTAATATCGGTAGCGGGTGTAGTGCTTTGTGGGATCGGTCTTATTATAACAGCCCCATTTATTATGGTGGTTATGTATTCTGCCTATTGTGCTTTCTTGGGAAAACCAAGGCAAATAATGTTTAAATAA
- a CDS encoding aminodeoxychorismate synthase component I produces the protein MFSVNHQKFIKMDELSLEKTPFFFIIDFLCENVEIYLENEIEKSGLLIDFQSFSTSKTNNKLTKKIEWKSYPETLQSFKTGFDKVQKNIHRGDSYLVNYTRKTKIETNLSLEEIFLHSDAKYKVFYKDFFVFFSPETFVKIIDDKISTYPMKGTIDASVENAKETLKNDKKEKAEHYTVVDLLRNDLSMVSDDVTVDQFQHIDLIKTQQKDLYAMSSEIVGNIKPEFKGKIGSIMKKLLPAGSILGAPKLKTLEIILEAEAYQRGYYTGVCGWFDGKNVDSCVMIRFIEKDNDTLYFKSGGGITHMSKLEDEYQEMKNKIYVPIY, from the coding sequence ATGTTTTCAGTGAATCATCAAAAATTTATCAAAATGGACGAGCTTTCCCTCGAGAAGACGCCCTTTTTTTTCATCATCGACTTCCTTTGTGAGAATGTTGAAATATACCTCGAAAATGAAATTGAAAAATCAGGCTTATTAATTGATTTTCAATCATTTTCAACATCAAAAACAAACAACAAACTCACTAAAAAAATTGAATGGAAATCTTATCCCGAAACTTTACAAAGCTTCAAAACAGGATTTGACAAAGTTCAGAAAAATATTCACCGTGGAGATTCTTATTTAGTTAATTATACTAGAAAAACTAAAATAGAAACAAATTTATCCTTAGAAGAGATATTTCTTCACTCTGATGCGAAATATAAAGTTTTTTATAAAGATTTTTTCGTATTTTTTTCTCCAGAAACTTTCGTAAAGATCATTGACGATAAAATTTCTACATATCCAATGAAAGGAACGATTGATGCTTCAGTAGAAAATGCAAAGGAAACCCTGAAGAATGATAAAAAAGAAAAAGCGGAGCATTATACCGTCGTGGATTTACTGCGAAATGATCTTAGCATGGTATCAGATGATGTGACTGTAGATCAGTTTCAACATATCGATCTTATTAAGACCCAGCAGAAGGACCTCTATGCCATGAGTTCTGAAATTGTTGGAAATATAAAACCTGAGTTTAAAGGGAAAATAGGAAGTATTATGAAAAAACTACTTCCTGCAGGTTCTATTTTAGGGGCACCAAAGCTAAAAACCCTGGAAATCATTCTGGAGGCCGAGGCATATCAAAGAGGATATTATACCGGCGTTTGTGGCTGGTTTGATGGTAAAAATGTTGACAGTTGTGTTATGATCCGTTTTATTGAAAAGGATAATGACACTTTATATTTCAAAAGCGGAGGCGGAATTACGCATATGAGCAAATTAGAAGATGAGTATCAGGAAATGAAAAACAAAATTTATGTTCCAATTTATTGA
- a CDS encoding aminotransferase class IV translates to MFQFIESIKVEDQEIFLLDLHQKRVNETFAHFGKEGSIDLSKLFKNLDHDEDGLFKLRIAYDLDKKVRTKMIPYAIPEIQDFQLVENNTFDYSFKFEDRKELDKMKMKSKAEEIIIVKNNHITDTSFSNLLFMKGKEWYTPTTYLLNGVQRQNLLKKKKIKEMEITLQNIKQFSHFQLINALNDFDDMFIYPIDRINNLPGNEEYLEI, encoded by the coding sequence ATGTTCCAATTTATTGAAAGCATTAAAGTAGAAGATCAGGAAATCTTCTTATTGGACCTTCATCAAAAAAGAGTAAACGAGACATTTGCCCATTTTGGAAAAGAGGGATCTATCGATCTGTCTAAACTGTTTAAAAATCTTGACCATGATGAAGATGGTCTTTTCAAGCTGAGAATTGCTTATGATCTGGATAAAAAAGTCAGAACAAAAATGATTCCCTACGCTATTCCGGAAATACAGGATTTTCAATTGGTGGAAAACAATACATTCGATTATTCCTTCAAATTTGAGGACCGTAAAGAGCTGGACAAAATGAAAATGAAGTCTAAAGCTGAAGAAATCATTATCGTAAAAAATAACCATATTACAGACACCTCATTTTCCAATCTTCTATTTATGAAGGGGAAAGAATGGTACACCCCAACAACCTATCTTTTGAATGGTGTTCAGAGACAGAATCTTTTGAAGAAAAAGAAAATAAAAGAGATGGAAATCACTTTGCAAAACATTAAACAATTTTCTCATTTTCAATTGATCAATGCTTTGAATGACTTCGACGACATGTTTATATACCCTATTGACAGGATCAACAATTTACCCGGCAATGAAGAATATTTGGAAATTTAA
- the menD gene encoding 2-succinyl-5-enolpyruvyl-6-hydroxy-3-cyclohexene-1-carboxylic-acid synthase, giving the protein MKKYSSKRSIQILANLLQQYGISDVVISPGSRNAPIAIHFSEIDHFNCFSIVDERSAAFVALGMAKSEKKPVAITCTSGSATVNYYPAITEAFYQNVPLLVLTADRPVDFVDIFDGQTIRQKDVFHQHSYGDFQLLEDKEENAEDINFETIKKAIELCFEKQGPVHINIPLEEPLYDLVSELPTFPIVEKTIKKKEYEIPSNLVADWNTSQRILILVGTKDYIPELENQLSQLVKNHTAVVLSEANSNVYHEKFFRFIDRYIFNFTEEDYKKYAPDLLITVGQNVVSKKVKQFLRKARPKQHWHLDEVWQPDTYFSLTEKIEVKPEIFFSRLLKFINLEPRPYYNLWDVLRDKKDAKHEKFLNLVEFSDFYFFNKASQTVPENYNIHFSNSSGIRYAQLFDFGKRKMYCNRGTSGIDGSTSTAMGFAIKNANPTLLITGDLSFFYDINGLWNQYIPPFVRIIIFNNGEGNIFKIIPGPGNANPNTLDEFIATKHHKNAEHLAKHFGFSYTKVEDDMTLDRVLDNFFKPDNQPKILEINTHGTNSADVLKGYFEFMQES; this is encoded by the coding sequence ATGAAAAAATATTCTTCTAAAAGAAGCATTCAGATACTTGCAAATCTTCTTCAGCAGTACGGGATTTCAGATGTTGTCATTTCTCCCGGATCAAGAAATGCACCCATTGCAATTCATTTTTCAGAAATAGATCATTTTAACTGTTTTAGTATTGTAGATGAAAGAAGTGCTGCTTTTGTAGCATTAGGAATGGCAAAAAGTGAAAAGAAGCCTGTTGCCATTACTTGTACTAGCGGTTCTGCGACGGTGAACTATTATCCTGCTATAACAGAAGCTTTTTATCAGAATGTTCCCCTTTTGGTGTTAACTGCTGACAGGCCAGTGGATTTCGTGGATATTTTTGATGGACAGACCATCAGGCAAAAGGATGTTTTTCATCAGCATTCTTATGGAGATTTCCAACTTTTAGAAGATAAGGAAGAAAATGCTGAGGATATTAATTTTGAGACAATTAAAAAAGCAATCGAACTTTGTTTTGAAAAACAAGGGCCTGTACATATTAATATTCCTCTTGAAGAACCTCTTTATGATTTGGTTTCTGAGCTGCCTACTTTTCCAATTGTTGAAAAAACAATAAAGAAGAAAGAATATGAAATTCCTTCCAATTTAGTTGCAGACTGGAATACGTCACAACGTATTTTAATTTTGGTGGGGACAAAGGATTATATTCCTGAGCTTGAAAACCAATTGTCACAGCTGGTTAAGAATCATACTGCTGTAGTTTTAAGTGAAGCTAATTCCAACGTATATCATGAAAAATTCTTCCGGTTTATAGATCGTTATATTTTCAACTTTACAGAGGAAGATTATAAAAAGTATGCTCCAGACTTATTGATTACGGTGGGGCAAAATGTAGTTTCAAAAAAAGTAAAACAATTCCTTAGAAAAGCTCGTCCGAAACAGCATTGGCATTTGGACGAAGTTTGGCAACCGGATACGTATTTTTCTTTAACTGAAAAGATCGAAGTAAAACCTGAAATTTTCTTCTCAAGGTTATTGAAATTTATCAACCTTGAACCAAGACCTTATTATAACCTGTGGGATGTTCTTAGAGATAAAAAAGACGCTAAACATGAAAAATTTTTGAATCTTGTTGAGTTTTCTGATTTTTATTTTTTCAATAAGGCTTCTCAGACAGTACCTGAAAATTATAACATTCATTTCAGTAATAGTTCAGGAATAAGATACGCACAGCTCTTTGATTTTGGAAAAAGAAAAATGTATTGCAACAGAGGAACAAGCGGAATAGACGGATCCACTTCTACAGCAATGGGATTTGCTATAAAAAACGCTAATCCGACCTTATTAATTACAGGGGATTTAAGCTTTTTCTACGATATTAATGGGCTTTGGAATCAATATATTCCACCATTTGTTAGAATTATCATTTTTAATAATGGAGAAGGAAACATTTTTAAAATTATTCCAGGACCAGGTAATGCAAACCCTAATACGCTTGATGAATTTATCGCTACGAAACATCACAAAAATGCAGAGCATCTGGCTAAACATTTTGGGTTCTCATACACTAAAGTAGAAGATGATATGACACTGGATCGGGTGCTAGATAATTTCTTTAAACCGGATAATCAGCCTAAGATATTGGAAATCAATACGCATGGGACGAATAGTGCAGATGTGTTAAAAGGTTATTTCGAATTCATGCAGGAAAGTTAA
- a CDS encoding isopenicillin N synthase family dioxygenase, producing the protein MDKIPSVDLRDFLSGNPERKQKFVNEIGKAYEEIGFVALKGHFLDDQLVGDLYGEVKNFFELPTETKQKYEIPGIGGQRGYVGFGKETAKGFKKGDLKEFWHFGQYVSDDSKYKDEYPDNVIVDELPKFNEVGKETYQMLEKTGKSVLRALALYLGLDEFYFDDKIAEGNSILRPIHYPPITQEPDDAVRAAAHGDINLITLLMGSQGKGLQVQNHNGDWIDAIAEPDELVINVGDMLSRHTNNKLKSTIHRVVNPPRELWGTSRYSIPFFMHPVSGMSLNCLENCVDETHPKLYEDTTAGEFLHERLIELGLIKK; encoded by the coding sequence ATGGACAAAATACCTAGTGTAGACCTGCGTGATTTCCTTTCGGGTAACCCGGAACGCAAACAGAAATTTGTAAATGAAATCGGAAAAGCTTACGAAGAAATTGGTTTTGTAGCCTTAAAAGGGCACTTTCTTGATGACCAATTAGTAGGTGATCTTTATGGTGAGGTGAAAAACTTTTTTGAACTTCCTACGGAAACGAAACAGAAGTATGAGATTCCCGGAATTGGAGGACAAAGAGGTTATGTAGGATTCGGTAAAGAAACCGCAAAGGGTTTCAAAAAAGGAGACTTAAAAGAATTTTGGCATTTCGGACAGTATGTGTCTGATGATTCAAAATATAAAGATGAGTATCCTGACAATGTGATCGTTGATGAACTTCCGAAATTCAACGAGGTAGGTAAAGAAACTTACCAAATGCTGGAAAAAACAGGAAAGTCTGTTTTAAGAGCCCTAGCACTGTATCTTGGTTTGGACGAGTTTTATTTTGATGACAAAATAGCAGAAGGAAACTCTATTTTAAGACCTATTCATTATCCGCCAATTACTCAGGAACCTGATGATGCTGTAAGAGCTGCTGCTCACGGAGATATCAACTTAATTACCCTTCTAATGGGCTCTCAGGGAAAAGGACTACAGGTACAAAATCATAATGGAGATTGGATTGATGCAATTGCTGAACCAGATGAATTGGTGATCAATGTTGGTGATATGCTTTCGAGGCACACTAATAATAAGCTCAAGTCTACGATTCACCGTGTGGTAAACCCGCCAAGAGAATTATGGGGAACTTCAAGATATTCAATTCCTTTCTTTATGCATCCGGTAAGTGGAATGTCACTGAACTGTCTTGAGAATTGTGTAGATGAGACTCATCCGAAATTATATGAAGATACAACAGCCGGAGAATTTTTACACGAGAGGCTTATTGAATTAGGATTAATTAAAAAATAA
- a CDS encoding bacteriocin-like protein encodes MKNLKKLNNSQLKTIAGAGIKPVEDFCMYYCDGVVICATCSDDFKCPDNTM; translated from the coding sequence ATGAAAAACTTAAAAAAACTAAACAATAGTCAATTAAAGACTATTGCTGGAGCGGGAATCAAACCAGTAGAAGATTTCTGTATGTATTATTGCGATGGGGTTGTTATTTGTGCAACTTGCAGCGATGATTTCAAATGTCCGGATAATACAATGTAG
- a CDS encoding PA0069 family radical SAM protein — translation MQNENIIKGQGAQRNVINHFERYTFEPEDEDFETVKTSFTEVFPKTIVNQVKSEDLPMEYSMNPYQGCEHGCSYCFARPTHEYWGYSAGIDFERKIMVKKNAPQLLENFFQKRGYKAEPILLSGNTDCYQPAERQFEITRQLLQICLDYRHPVNVLTKNALVLRDLDILKPMAEQNLVSVSLSIPTINEDLRRKMEPRTSSAKNKLKAVEILSENKIPVHVMVAPVIPGLTSDESLGILKAISDAGALGFGYTLVRLNDTVEPVFVKWIETHFPDRAQKVLNLIRSMRGGKLGEKRYFDRYKGEGNIAEMIHNTFKIGKKKYFSDKVFPKLSTANFTGAKDQQLRLFD, via the coding sequence ATGCAGAACGAAAATATCATAAAAGGTCAGGGAGCTCAGCGAAATGTAATTAATCATTTCGAGAGGTATACCTTTGAACCTGAGGATGAAGATTTCGAAACAGTAAAAACTTCATTCACCGAAGTTTTTCCTAAAACGATCGTTAATCAGGTGAAAAGTGAAGACCTTCCTATGGAGTATTCTATGAATCCTTACCAGGGATGCGAGCATGGATGCTCTTATTGTTTTGCGAGACCAACTCATGAATATTGGGGATATAGTGCGGGGATTGATTTTGAAAGAAAGATCATGGTAAAAAAGAATGCCCCTCAATTACTTGAAAATTTTTTTCAGAAAAGAGGATACAAGGCCGAGCCTATTTTGCTGTCAGGAAATACAGATTGCTATCAGCCGGCAGAAAGGCAATTTGAGATCACACGGCAACTCCTGCAAATTTGTCTTGATTATAGACATCCTGTCAATGTCTTGACAAAAAATGCATTGGTACTAAGGGATTTGGATATATTGAAACCAATGGCTGAACAAAATCTGGTTTCTGTTTCTTTAAGTATTCCAACCATAAATGAAGATTTACGCAGAAAAATGGAACCAAGAACCAGTTCTGCTAAAAATAAATTAAAAGCAGTTGAGATCTTATCTGAAAACAAGATTCCTGTCCATGTAATGGTGGCTCCAGTGATTCCTGGTTTAACCAGTGATGAATCCCTAGGCATTTTAAAGGCTATTTCAGATGCGGGAGCATTGGGGTTTGGATACACGCTGGTAAGGTTAAACGACACGGTTGAACCGGTGTTTGTGAAATGGATTGAAACCCACTTCCCGGACAGGGCTCAAAAAGTACTGAATCTGATCCGGTCAATGCGCGGCGGGAAATTGGGGGAAAAAAGATATTTTGACAGATATAAGGGAGAAGGGAATATTGCGGAGATGATTCATAATACTTTTAAAATCGGGAAGAAAAAGTATTTTTCAGATAAGGTATTTCCGAAACTTTCAACAGCCAATTTTACAGGAGCAAAAGATCAGCAGTTGAGACTTTTTGATTAA